One Silene latifolia isolate original U9 population unplaced genomic scaffold, ASM4854445v1 scaffold_340, whole genome shotgun sequence genomic window, AGATTGTGATGATAGCATGAAATGCTCAAGCccctattcaagatcaaacgatataaagattcattcaagatttatatgaagacgaagtccgtctaaagattaatcaagcttggatgatgacgtagcctatactcgaagatctccttgaagattagaatagtataggtgattgtctcgtaatgataatcaagaatgagtttcttgaattggtagaGTTATAGCTTTGAAGCTATAACATTattagtaaaagagctcaatgttatagctctcctactataacattgagatgttgagtttattatacacgacttttaatggttcaaaaattgttttgaaaattgtttaacacaattttaaatgttttgataaaagtatttatttaattaagcccggtttagtgcggagtttggttttatgttgaAAGTTGATTAGTGGTCTTGAttggtcaacttatgagttggactatgctactaattagggttttaactaagcctatcctaaaacctaaattctaacccatatattgagctagggttttcacgagtcacgaggcttatgagccgtgacatctcgtgttacctagggtatatttggtaaagattttattctataataatatcttttcatatcttatatatcttacttaatatatttgtttatggtaaaagatattgttgttttagaaaatcttatcatatcttagaatttatagtaaagataatatttgaatagattatattctatcttttggaatattctttattatcttttaaggcttttaggaaagagataatagaagatatgatttttTAACATATCTCTTCTATTCTGCTAATTAGGGTTTGTATaaaccgaattgccttgctctttccttcctataaataatttgctctttacaacatttaaagtagagaccccaagcataaaaattgattttaattttaaaaaagcaaaccgtgtgttttcaagcagaaaaaccgatttgttatttttgaaaggtcgtgtgttttaaactcgtatactcgttcttattgttatcgttataagataatagtgcttagttgatttcttacttgttcattaatgtgaacctttgttagaatcattagtgctttcttattagcgtaagttagtcacttgagtatttaacggtactcattgagttacagttagagttagttgtacgagttgggttagtaaatttgtaatccgtagaaaggtactaaatttattaatcgaaaATAGTGGACGTAgttttcgacttgtgaaactgaaccacttcaaaaaccatgtgtctcctcgttctttcgttcgtttgtttatttcgtttacattaactagttgattagttaaagtttaatcaataaactttaaataatcaatcacatacacataatcgaaaaagctttcaaaagttttaaatcctcaattcaccccccccccccctccccctcttgagtattttggatcaatagactcttcaaccaccgtcaaacgacagtaatgccaaactctagttagccaatcattaccgattaatgttgatcagttgactatataatgaatcatcccttacgtattctcaTTATGAGAATTAATTATgatttttaatcatgtgatcgcactattgttgaggacacttactccaacatagAATTCTTACATCTCCTAGCCTTGATGATGCCATCAAAATATGTAGAATTTGTTTCTCCCTCAGTTAACCAATGAGCTTTTACCTTTTGTTGAAGATATTTCACTTTAGCTTGAGTTAAAAACAAGCATTTTTTATGAATCTCATTCTTTTTTCATCAATGCCCTATTTCCAGGCCTTTCAACCAATTGCTTCTGTATATGTATCAACTCAGTTTGAGCTAAATCAGCCCTATTATCCACATCAGAAAAATGATTTCTATTGATCTTTTTAAGAATACGTTTCTGAAGTTTTAGTTTTCTACCCAAGACATACATCCTTGTCCCATTGATAGTTTGTGCCCAGGCTTTAGCAACACAGTCATGAAAATCAGGAGCTTTACTCCACATGTTCAAATATTTGAAAGGTCTACATTTGTTCTGATTTTGCTTAGCAATGCTCACTAAACAAGGTGTGTGATCAAAGTTACCTTCTCGGAAATAATTCGCAAAATAATCTGGCAATTGAACTGACCATTCATGATTTATAAACAACCTATCCAATATGCTATAAACCCTTGTCTCAGAGGGCTGCTTGTTATTCCATGTAGAAAAGGTTCCTGCAGTCTGCATATCACTCAAATTACAATCTTCAATACATTGTTAGAAAGGTTCAGCTTCACACACATTAACTGTACCACCCAGCCTCTCAATAGCATGAGGTACACAATTAAAATCTCCTCCCACAGTCCAATGACCCATTGCTTGAGTAGCTATTTTACTGAGGTTAATCCAAAGCTCATCTCTCTCATGAATTCCATTGAAAGCATACACCATGGTATTAGAGAATTTAATATGTGTTTTTTTATCTGTAATCAACATGTGGATGTATTAAACATTATATTCCAAAAAAGTTATATCAACAAGAGTTGGATTCCACACCACCCAAATCCTTCCACCCTCATGATAGGCTGAGTTTGTTGTCGCAGACCAATCCTTAAAAACTTTAGTAAGAGACTTATTAAGCTGCTTGGGTTTAATTTTAGTTTCAAGAAGTCTAAAAACACCCACATTAATACTAACTAGAAATTTATTAATAACTTGTTGTTTCTCCTCCTTATTCATCCCCCTCACATTCCATAAACCAAAATTTATCATGGGAAAAGTTGAAAGGTTCAATACCATGTTTGCCAAGGCCTAACTTAGGGAAGCTAGCTCCACTCATCACCTCCTTATAGGAGGGAGAGTGCTACTGATCAGAATCAAAATGCATCCCCTGTCTAGTAGCCCTAACGTGTGTGACTGGAGATAAAGTGCCCCCATCTGTTATCTGAGGATTGGTGCCAAGAATGAAGCCATAAACTGCATTTTGCAAATACACCAATTCATCTTTGACATCATCATCAGTCAATTGGAGCAAATCAGATGGATTCTCATCAATAACTCGCAAGATCTTGTTTTTGAAACCAAACTCCATCTACATCCTCCCCCTCATCCAAATTCTCAGATTCCTCAATAGTTTCAACTAGTAATTCCTCATCAGAAAGGACTGGAATGCCATTGATTTAATGAATATTTTTTGTTTTCAATCCTTCCTCTACATTAGGGCCTTGTAATTTGCTTGCGTTATCAGTTCGGATTGCATTCGATGTAGAGGAGTGACTAGAGCTATAGTGTTTATTTGATTTCCTAGTTGAATCAGTAGTCATGATCAAATTAATCAATCACAAATCCAAACCCTAGGCAGACGGCATTCCTTCTTTCTCCCTCTATCCCTAGGGATTTTCTCTTAAATTGACATTTTGAATGTTTGAAATAAATGGTTTttgtttctttacattttggttttgaaaatttatgaaataaaattttttatttcatttatttaatattttgatgatttttgaaataaatataatttatttcattcgaTTTGGATTTAATGCGAATTGCAAGCTTTTATTTACGATTTATCTTtataaatgtttttgaaagttctaatttggatttttgatttttggtttaaAAAATCAAACTAGTTTTGGATTTCTGATTTTTGGTTTAAAAAATAAAAGGATGAGTTTTTGTGAtggtttttatttatcgttttatttaaTTCGAAGTTTCGAGTTTTTAATGAGGTTTTTAAACCCGTTTTCAATGTGTTTTGTGAAGCGATTTTTGACACGATTTGGGCCATGTATTGGCACGAGTTTCAAGGCAACCAAGGACCAGTTACCTTCCGCTATGATTAACCATTCGAGCACCACCAATAGCAGTCCAATACACCTCCTTTAGCACACCCAAATCTCGGCCAAAACAGCCCACCTCCACCACTCGCATACCCTATTTTCAGCAGCCCAAAACCAACACCAAACACCCATGTTTAACCACCTAACCATGTCCTAGCCTTGTCCCAACCATAGTCCATTAACCTTAGACCATAACCCAACCCATATAAGAAACAAACCATGCCCAAGAAGCTCAAACAAAGCCCAACCCGTAGCCTGCCCGTGCTCTATTTTGCGTGAGTTTTGGAGTTTTTTCTTGAGCTCCAAGCTCTTCCCTTGCCTTGACCATTAGGAAATATATCTTACCTATATTCCTACCTTCCTTTACCAGCCAATAGGATCAATAAAATATAGAGAAACAAGCAAGAAAAGATAGAGCAAGATTATTACAAAAAGTCATTTCTACACAATCTTTAAACtaattttcaaaatcaaacccATTTATACTGGCGATTTTCATAAAAACGCATttttaaaactctgtttttttcctctttttttctcTACAATGGCGAGAACTAGGTCTCGATATTTCTTATACCCAGAGACCGCGACATCAGGAAACAGTGAATGAACTAATACAATCCGCCATTAAGGTTGCCGGTATCTCTAAATCTCCTTCTCGTGTTCCGAATTTTGTTGTTACTGTTCCTCGAATTGAGAATCTTGGTTTTACTT contains:
- the LOC141639328 gene encoding uncharacterized protein LOC141639328, translated to MVYAFNGIHERDELWINLSKIATQAMGHWTVGGDFNCVPHAIERLGGTVNTAGTFSTWNNKQPSETRVYSILDRLFINHEWSVQLPDYFANYFREGNFDHTPCLVSIAKQNQNKCRPFKYLNMWSKAPDFHDCVAKAWAQTINGTRMYVLGRKLKLQKRILKKINRNHFSDVDNRADLAQTELIHIQKQLVERPGNRALMKKE